A genomic stretch from Arachis stenosperma cultivar V10309 chromosome 3, arast.V10309.gnm1.PFL2, whole genome shotgun sequence includes:
- the LOC130967237 gene encoding uncharacterized protein LOC130967237: MGTTPFHHSILEVRLPKHFDKPTDMRYDGTQDPLEHLMAFEARMNLEGVGDEVRCRAFPVTLAGPAIRWFNGLPQGSIHGFSDISRAFLAQFTTRIAKAKHPINLLGVTQRQGESTRKYLDRFNDECLEIDGLTDSVASLCLTNGLLNENFRKHLTTKLVWTMHEIQTVAKEYINDEEVSRVVAANKRQSGYSQSRQPGNGERLKEQTREEAPSRAPRSFPRVGKFANYTPLTLPIIEVYQQIAENGILPKPRPLKDRTGGNKNLYCDYHKGYGHQTQDCFDLKDALKQAIREGKLAAFSHLIREPRRRYRDHDEEAKTRSAKRRQEPEDGDHGLTVINVVTAKNTAPKSRSARKKDAKVLAVSSSSVRNSKKPPSISFGPEDKWFDDAPENPPMVITARGRRSDDPPTRGHRIGRPLH; this comes from the coding sequence ATGGGCACCACCCCATTCCATCATTCCATCCTCGAAGTCCGGTTGCCGAAGCACTTCGAcaaaccaacggacatgaggtacgatgGAACTCAAGACCCTCTAGAACACCTCATGGCCTTTGAAGCAAGGATGAATCTAGAGGGAGTAGGGGACGAGGTGAGGTGCCGAGCTTTCCCGGTAACCCTCGCGGGACCCGCGATCAGATGGTTCAACGGCTTACCGCAGGGATCCATCCACGGGTTCTCGGACATCAGTCGTGCATTCCTCGCCCAATTTACAACACGAATAGCAAAGGCAAAGCACCCGATCAACCTTCTGGGGGTAACCCAGAGACAGGGAGAGTCgaccagaaaatacctggaTCGGTTCAACGACGAGTGCTTGGAAATCGACGGCCTAACCGATTCGGTGGCCAGCCTTTGTCTGACGAATGGCCTCCTCAACGAAAACTTTCGAAAACACCTTACCACGAAACTAGTTTGGACGATGCACGAGATCCAGACGGTAGCTAAAGAGTATATAAACGATgaggaagtcagccgagtcGTGGCTGCTAATAAACGGCAGTCCGGCTACAGCCAATCCCGACAACCCGGTAACGGAGAAAGACTGAAGGAACAAACCAGGGAGGAGGCGCCAAGCAGGGCTCCCAGGTCGTTCCCCCGGGTTGGGAAATTCGCCAACTACACACCACTTACTCTTCCCATTATAGAAGTTTATCAACAAATAGCCGAGAATGGGATCCTGCCGAAGCCCCGACCACTCAAGGACCGTACGGGAGGAAACAAGAACCTCTATTGCGACTACCACAAGGGTTATGGTCACCAAACGCAGGACTGCTTTGACCTGAAAGATGCACTAAAACAAGCGATAAGGGAAGGCAAGCTAGCAGCATTCTCCCATCTTATCAGAGAGCCGAGGAGACGCTATCGCGACCATGACGAAGAAGCCAAAACCCGTTCGGCAAAGCGGCGGCAAGAGCCAGAAGATGGAGACCACGGCCTCACTGTGATAAACGTGGTAACAGCCAAAAACACCGCGCCAAAATCCCGATCGGCGCGCAAGAAAGATGCTAAGGTCTTGGCGGTCTCCTCCTCGTCGGTGCGAAACTCTAAGAAGCCTCCGTCCATTTCTTTCGGCCCGGAAGACAAAT
- the LOC130969232 gene encoding ABC transporter G family member 1-like produces MSKLLDPSTESHIGITEGEGITVTWENLWVTVSDGKKTKPILEGLTGYAQPGRLLAIMGPSGCGKSTLLDALSGRLSPNIKHKGKILINGHKQELAYGISGYVTQDDALLSTLTAQETLYYSAQLQFSDSMPISEKKERADVTLREMGLQNAINTRVGGWGSKGLSGGQKRRLSICIEILTHPRLLFLDEPTSGLDSAASYYVMRRIANLVQKDGIQRTIVASIHQPSSEIFELFHHLCLLSSGKTVYFGPAFDANQFFSSNGFPCPTLHNPSDHYLRIINKDFEQDAEEGFGSGITAEEAINILVKSYSLSQIKNKVNTEVANINQSDSGAVEKKRVHAAFLTQCLVLIRRSALNYFRDLSNYWLRLAVFIAIALSLGSIYYDIGFGAGSIQARGSLLTFFISLLSFMTLVGGFAPMLEEIKVFERERLNGHYGVTAFLTGNTFSAVPYMLIVTMVPGVISYYLCGLHKGLFHNGAEHLIYFVSVLFAIVMWVESLMLVVGSVSPNYVIGMFIAGGVQGIMILVCGFYRLPNDIPKPLWKYPLYYLSFQKYALQGYFKNEFEGLTFVIGNNMNISGREILRETWHVEIGHSKWLDLGILFVMIVVYRMLFLAITKSKEKLKPVFAAITGRC; encoded by the exons ATGAGCAAGCTTCTTGATCCCTCAACAGAAAGCCACATAGGCATTACTGAGGGAGAAGGTATAACAGTGACATGGGAGAATTTGTGGGTCACTGTTTCTGATGGAAAGAAAACGAAACCAATTCTGGAAGGCCTTACCGGTTATGCACAACCAGGGAGGCTTTTGGCTATAATGGGACCTTCTGGTTGTGGCAAATCCACTCTTCTTGATGCCTTATCAG GAAGATTGAGcccaaacataaagcataaaggGAAGATTCTAATAAATGGGCACAAACAAGAACTGGCTTATGGAATATCA GGATATGTAACACAAGATGATGCTTTGCTTTCAACTTTAACAGCTCAGGAGACTTTATACTACTCAGCTCAGCTTCAGTTCTCTGATTCCATGCCCATAtcagagaagaaggaaagagcTGATGTAACTCTCAGGGAAATGGGTCTGCAAAATGCCATTAACACAAGGGTTGGAGGATGGGGTTCTAAAGGACTCAGTGGGGGACAGAAGAGGAGACTAAGCATCTGCATTGAGATCTTAACACATCCAAGACTCTTGTTTCTTGATGAACCAACAAGTGGACTTGATAGTGCAGCTTCTTATTATGTCATGAGAAGAATTGCTAACCTTGTTCAGAAAGATGGCATTCAAAGGACTATTGTTGCATCTATTCATCAACCTAGTAGTGAAATTTTTGAACTCTTCCATCACCTTTGTCTTCTGTCTTCTGGTAAAACTGTATATTTTGGTCCTGCCTTTGATGCTAATCAG TTTTTTTCTTCAAATGGTTTTCCTTGTCCAACACTCCATAACCCTTCTGATCATTACTTGAGGATCATAAACAAAGATTTTGAACAG GATGCTGAAGAAGGCTTTGGTAGTGGAATAACGGCAGAGGAAGCTATTAATATTCTTGTGAAGTCTTATAGCTTGTCTCAGATTAAAAACAAAGTCAATACAGAAGTGGCAAACATAAACCAAAGT GATTCTGGTGCAGTAGAGAAGAAGAGGGTCCATGCTGCCTTCCTGACTCAGTGCCTTGTTCTTATAAGAAGATCTGCACTGAATTATTTCCGCGACTTGAGCAATTACTGGCTGCGCCTTGCTGTGTTTATTGCAATAGCTCTAAGCTTGGGCTCTATCTACTATGATATTGGCTTTGGTGCTGGATCTATTCAG GCTAGAGGATCTCTGCTTACTTTtttcatttcccttttgtcttTCATGACACTTGTTGGTGGATTCGCTCCAATGCTAGAGGAAATCAAG GTATTTGAAAGAGAGAGATTGAATGGACACTATGGAGTTACAGCATTTCTCACAGGGAACACATTTTCTGCTGTTCCATACATGCTAATAGTAACCATGGTTCCGGGAGTAATATCCTATTACCTTTGTGGACTCCACAAAGGACTATTCCACAATGGAGCAGAACACTTGATATACTTTGTATCAGTGCTATTTGCCATAGTTATGTGGGTTGAGAGCCTCATGCTTGTTGTAGGGAGTGTGTCCCCTAACTATGTTATAGGCATGTTCATTGCTGGTGGAGTCCAAGGAATCATGATCCTAGTTTGTGGATTCTATAGGTTACCAAATGATATTCCAAAACCCTTATGGAAATACCCTTTGTATTATCTGTCTTTTCAGAAGTATGCACTCCAAGGGTATTTCAAGAATGAATTTGAAGGCTTAACATTTGTGATTGGTAATAACATGAACATTAGTGGTAGGGAAATACTAAGAGAGACATGGCATGTGGAAATCGGACACTCTAAGTGGCTTGATCTTGGAATCTTGTTTGTAATGATTGTTGTGTACAGAATGCTGTTCTTAGCAATCACTAAGAGCAAGGAGAAGTTGAAGCCTGTTTTTGCTGCTATTACTGGTAGATgttag
- the LOC130969233 gene encoding 2-carboxy-1,4-naphthoquinone phytyltransferase, chloroplastic encodes MAATCYNLIHGFGHNKLNGQLHIQRKLVPPYMHTYSKSLFFFSCNLDYKRIHTRHLLLHVSPSGFGEEQLEESVSRTTLIWRAIKLPIYSVALVPLTVGSAAAYLQTGMFSARTYFVLLASSVLVITWLNLSNDVYDFDTGADKNKKESVVNLVGSRNGTFVAAYLCFALGFIGLTWASVQARNTPSIVLLACAIICGYVYQCPPFRLSYRGLGEPLCFAAFGPFATTAFYLLQGSASAMSRLPLTGTVISVSILVGLTTSMILFCSHFHQIEGDMEVGKMSPLVRLGTARGAEVVKVAVMALYALLIAFGLCKALPLASIFLCALTLPIGNLVVGFVQENHKDKSKIFMAKYFCVRLHALFGAALACGLVAARVV; translated from the exons ATGGCAGCCACTTGCTATAACCTCATCCATGGCTTTGGTCACAACAAACTCAATGGCCAACTCCACATACAGAGAAAGCTTGTTCCTCCCTACATGCATACATATTCAAAGTCATTATTCTTTTTCAGCTGCAACCTGGATTACAAAAGGATACATACAAGGCACTTGTTGCTACACGTGTCTCCTTCTGGGTTTGGAGAGGAACAACTTGAAGAGTCTGTTTCAAGGACAACCTTGATTTGGAGGGCAATCAAGTTGCCAATTTACTCTGTTGCTTTGGTTCCTCTAACT GTAGGCAGTGCAGCAGCTTATTTGCAGACGGGTATGTTCTCTGCTAGGACCTATTTTGTGCTCTTGGCTTCTTCTGTTCTTGTTATTACCTGGCTTAATTTAAG CAATGATGTTTATGATTTTGATACTGGTGCTGACAAGAACAAAAAGGAATCTGTTGTAAATCTAGTTGGCAG CCGGAATGGAACCTTTGTTGCTGCCTACTTGTGCTTTGCTCTTGGCTTCATTGGCCTCACTTGGGCTTCTGTTCAAGCACGAAATACGCCTTCGATCGTGCTTCTTGCTTGCGCAATTATATGTGGCTATGTATATCAG TGTCCGCCGTTTCGCTTAAGCTACCGAGGGCTGGGAGAGCCCCTGTGCTTTGCTGCATTTGGTCCTTTTGCTACTACTGCTTTTTATTTATTACAAGGCAGTGCAAG TGCCATGAGCCGTTTGCCCTTAACTGGGACAGTTATCTCGGTGTCAATTCTAGTTGGCCTCACAACTTCCATGATCTTGTTTTGTAGTCATTTCCATCAG ATAGAAGGGGACATGGAAGTTGGAAAAATGTCACCATTG GTTAGACTAGGCACGGCAAGAGGCGCAGAGGTAGTGAAAGTGGCAGTCATGGCACTCTATGCTCTTTTGATTGCTTTCGGTCTGTGCAAGGCGCTTCCCCTAGCCAGTATT TTCCTTTGTGCCTTGACCTTACCAATTGGAAACTTGGTAGTGGGATTTGTGCAAGAAAATCATAAG GACAAAAGCAAGATCTTCATGGCAAAGTACTTCTGTGTGAGGTTACATGCTTTGTTTGGAGCAGCTCTGGCTTGTGGGCTGGTAGCGGCTAGAGTGGTTTAA
- the LOC130967239 gene encoding uncharacterized protein LOC130967239 translates to MWVFYLISLPMTLGMVILTLLYFSGPDVPKYVFFTVAYTWFCSLSIIILVPADIWTTLRGDHNVAISVLWSLTYWSTFLLTWTVIPTIQGFEDAGDFTVKTRLKTSIHANLVFYLSLGSVALIGLILLITFHHDWSGNIMGFAMACSNTFGLVTGAFLLGFGLCEIPRGIWLNADWNIQQKVLSHKVAKMAVKLDDAHQDFSNAIVLAQATSKQMPKRDPLRPYMNIIDKMLAQMLKEDPSFKPQGGRLGRDMGYDTDEKTMAELRRHLRRAREQYYRYQSEYTKFVLEALELEDTIKNYESRDSTGWKYISCLRPERTGRVGAFLETTEFLWRCILRKQLQRLAAVILGCMSFSILLAEATILNGVDLSLISILIHAAGKDEILVQLAASIPLMYMCVCTYYSLFKMGMMMFYSITPRQTSSVSLLMICSMVARYAAPISYNFLNLIDIGRNRKTIFEKRMGNIDDAVPFFGKGFNKIYPLIMVIYTFLIGCNFFNWLISYFENLIIFKFIKDDAEDMDGFDPSGILILHKERSHLQQGHKVGELVFPLARSFSASNPDLESAGNTVALDETPSGVDTAKTAEEKNNEGGEGDRSRRFRGRKYGALRTHSIEQLPGGKDLREDNNDSDKTSSGQSSSLSSKWDSMMSQFRSLRSNMDSNRFNPLAVQGTTLSSHSSFESFDEILKHPSSESQFPVTKLDHEVFRSD, encoded by the exons ATGTGGGTGTTCTATTTAATATCATTGCCTATGACATTAGGCATGGTGATTTTAacattgttatatttttctggACCTGATGTGCCAAAATATGTGTTCTTCACCGTTGCATACACCTGGTTCTGCTCTCTCTCCATCATCATCCTCGTCCCCGCCGATATATGGACG ACATTAAGAGGTGATCATAACGTTGCAATTTCTGTTCTTTGGAGTTTGACATATTGGAGTACCTTCTTACTTACATG GACTGTGATTCCAACTATTCAGGGTTTTGAAGATGCTGGAGATTTCACAGTTAAAACAAGATTGAAGACCAGCATACATGCAAACCTAGTCTTCTATCTCTCTCTTGGTTCTGTAGCACTCATTGGTCTCATATTGCTCATAACTTTCCACCATGATTG GAGTGGTAACATAATGGGTTTTGCCATGGCTTGCTCAAATACATTTGGACTTGTTACCGGCGCGTTTCTACTTGGATTTGGTTTGTGTGAAATTCCCAGGGGAATTTGGTTGAATGCAGATTGGAACATTCAGCAGAAAGTCCTTTCCCACAAAGTTGCAAAAATGGCTGTCAAGTTAGATGATGCTCACCAAGATTTTTCAAATGCCATTGTT CTTGCACAGGCAACATCAAAGCAAATGCCAAAACGTGATCCTTTGAGACCATACATGAATATAATTGACAAAATGTTGGCACAGATG ttgAAGGAAGACCCTTCCTTCAAACCACAGGGTGGAAGACTAGGACGTGACATGGGTTATGACACAGACGAGAAAACCATGGCAGAATTAAGACGCCATCTAAGAAGAGCTCGAGAGCAGTATTACCGATATCAAAG TGAATATACCAAGTTTGTGTTAGAAGCCCTTGAACTGGAGGATACCATAAAGAACTACGAGAGCCGTGACTCCACAGGATG GAAATATATTTCATGCTTGAGGCCTGAACGCACTGGCAGAGTTGGTGCTTTTTTGGAAACAACTG AATTTCTATGGCGGTGTATATTAAGGAAGCAACTACAAAGATTAGCTGCTGTTATATTGGGATGCATGTCATTTTCAATTCTTTTAGCAGAGGCTACCATACTAAATGGTGTTGATTTATCCCTTATCTCTATCCTAATACACGCTGCAGGAAAAGATGAGATTCTTGTGCAG TTAGCTGCATCCATACCCTTGATGTATATGTGTGTTTGTACATATTATTCCTTGTTTAAGATGGGAATGATGATGTTTTACTCAATCACACCAAGACAAACAAGCTCGGTCAGCTTGCTTATGATATGCTC GATGGTTGCAAGATATGCAGCACCAATTTCTTACAACTTTCTTAACCTTATTGATATCGGCCGCAACAGAAAAACCATTTTTGAAAAG AGGATGGGAAACATTGATGATGCTGTTCCGTTTTTCGGGAAAGGATTTAACAAAATCTACCCCCTCATCATGGTTATATACACTTTTTTAATAGGCTGCAATTTTTTTAACTGGCTCATCAGTTATTTTGAGAATTTGATAATCTTCAAGTTTATTAAAGATGATGCAGAAGATATGGATGGATTTGACCCATCTGGAATACTAATCTTGCATAAAG AGCGTTCTCATCTTCAACAAGGCCACAAAGTCGGCGAGCTTGTTTTCCCTTTAGCAAGGAGTTTCAGCGCGAGTAACCCGGATCTAGAATCAGCAGGCAATACTGTG GCTCTGGATGAGACTCCAAGTGGAGTTGACACTGCCAAAACAgcagaagagaaaaataatgaaGGCGGCGAAGGCGACAGGAGCAGGAGATTCCGCGGCAGAAAGTATGGAGCGCTAAGAACACATTCTATCGAACAGTTGCCGGGCGGTAAAGATTTGAGAGAGGATAATAATGATTCTGATAAAACTAGTTCAGGGCAATCATCTTCATTATCCTCAAAATGGGATTCAATGATGTCCCAGTTTAGAAGTTTAAGATCAAACATGGATTCCAATAGGTTCAATCCTCTTGCTGTTCAAGGAACCACTCTAAGCTCACACTCTTCATTTGAATCCTTTGATGAAATATTGAAACATCCAAGCTCAGAATCACAGTTTCCAGTGACTAAACTTGATCATGAAGTATTCAGAAGTGACTAA